The following is a genomic window from Actinomadura sp. WMMB 499.
CCGACCCGGGCCTTCAGTTCCTCGGGCGACCCGGTGGCGATCACGCTCCCCCCGGACAGGACGGTGATCGAGTCCGCCAGCCGATCGGCCTCCTCCAGGTGCTGCGTGGTGAGGACGACGGTGGAGCCGAGGCCGGTGAGCCCGCGCACCATCTCCCACACGTCGAGCCGGCTGACCGGGTCGAGGCCGGTGCCCGGCTCGTCCAGGAACACGACCTCCGGCCGCCGGGCGAGCGTCACCGCGAGGTCGAGGCGGCGCCGCATCCCGCCCGAGTAGGTCCGTGCGGGACGCCCGGCGGCGGCGGTGAGACCGAACAGCTCGAGCAGGAGATCGGCGCGGGCGCGGGCGTCCCGGCGCCCGGCGCCGAACAGCCGGGCGATCACGAGCAGGTTGTCGCGGCCCGACATGGCCGGGTCCAGGGTGGTGGCCTGCCCGGCGACGCCGATGCTCCGACGTACCCGGGACGGGTCCGCCACCACGTCGTGGCCCGCGACCCGGGCGGTGCCGCGCGACGGGCGCAGCAGGGTCGCCAGGACGCCGATCAGGGTGCTCTTCCCGGCCCCGTTGTGGCCGAGGAGCCCCAGGACCGTCCCCCGGGGGACGGTCAGGTCGATGCCGTCCAGAGCGGTCACGTTCCCGAAGCTCTTGCCGAGGCCCGCCATTTCGATCGCGGCGTCGCTCATGCCGCCGGCTCCGGCCGGAGGCGCTTGAAGACGGCCGCTACGGCCAGGTCGTAGCCACGCAGCAGCAGCGACGCCAGGACGATCCCGGCGGCGAGCGCGACGCCGTGCCAGAGATGGCCGACGGGCACCCCGGACGGCGCGAGCACCAGGCCCGCCAGGGCCATGGCCAGCAGGAACACGTTGCGGACGAGGAGCGGGTAGCTCATCAGCCCACTGCGGCGGCCGAAACAGCCGCACTCGGCGAACACCCGGCCGCGCACCGCCCGGAACACCACTCCGATGAGCAGGGCCAGCAGGCCGGTGGCCAGCGCGAATCCGGCCCGGGCGGTGGCGGGCACCGCGATCAGTACCGCGGTCACCGCCTCCACGACCGCGAACACCGCGGCGACGACGGCCGTGGACGGCCCCGAGCGCATCGTCAGCTTCCGGACGGTCGTCACGAACCGCCCGAAGTCGTCCCGGCCGCGCAGCTTGGAGAACGAGGCGACCGCGAACAGGCCCGCCAGCAGGGCCTGGACGGTCAGCAGCGCGTATTGGCCCACGGTCATCGTCCCTTCCGGGCGCGGGCCGGGACGGTCATGGTCTTGGCGTAAAGCAGCATGTCGTCGTGCTCCCCCGCCGCCGTCCCCTCCGCCTCGACCCAGGCGTGCGCCCGGAACGGCTCGGTGCGGACGCCGGTGCACCAGTCCGGCCAGGTCCCGCCCATCCGGCACAGCAGCACGACCGCGAGCGAGCGCCGCAGGCAGCCCTGGCCCGCGCAGCGCACGCTGACCGCGACCACGGCCTCGCGCGCGGCCGTCGCCTGCGCGAGCGTCGCCGGACGGGTCCCGCGGCGGATCACCAGGAGGGCGCGCCGCATCCGCCGCGGCGGAAGCCGCTCCAGCAGCGCCGCCAGTGCGACGGCCGGGCGGGCCGCCGCGCGCCTGCGCAGCGGGACGCGGCCGGGCCGTTCGAGCGTCACGGGCATCGTCATGGGAGCATCACCTTCTCGTCGAGGAGGGAGCGGACGACCGCGTCCACGTCCCGTCCGATCCGGTCGGCGAACGCGGGGTGCCGCCGCGTCAGCTCCTCGGCGGCGTCCGCGGGCGAGCGTCCGTCCATCAGCAGATGCAGCACGGCACCGCCGGTCTGGTTGAGCGTCCAGTAGCGCCCGGTCTTCGCGTTGAGCAGGACCAGGTCGCGGCCGGATTCGGTGACGGTCACGTCGGGCGACAGCCTCATCGGGTCCCCTCCAGGTCGGGAATGGTCGCGTGGGAGCCGGCGGGCAGGGATCGGAGCCACACCTCGCACGCGAACGTGTTGAGCAGCGGGAGCAGGCGGAGCGAGAACGGCGGGAGGCTCAGCAGCATCTCGCGCAGGGCGGCCGCGTCGACCAGGCCGAGGTCGGCCATCCGCATCCCGTCGCACAGTTCCAGCAGTTCCGCGCGGTGCCGCCGGAGACCGGCGTAGACGTCGGCGCTGAACTCGGCCTTGGTCCGGCGCCCGAGGTTCCCGGCGGGAACGATGCCCCGCATCGCCTCCACCAGCGCGGGCTTGTACTTGTCGGCGTGCAGGAGGTCCGCGTAGTCCAAGGCGAGCGCGGCGTCGATGACCTGGTCGTCCAGGAACGGCGCCTCCAGGGACACGCCGTGACACGCCGCCAGGCGATCGATCCGGCGCATCAGAACACCGCCTTCGCGGATGCACTGCAGCGAGAGGTGCCGTCCGCGCAGCGGTGACAGCGGCTCGGCCCCCTCCTCCGCGGCCTGCCGGAGCGTCCGCCGCACCGAGTCCACGGCCGCGGGGGTCGCCCAGGGGGGCATCCGGTAGGACATGCCCCAGCCGTTCATGGGCGTCGACATGACATCGCGGACGGACCCCTCCAGTGTCCGGCCCACGTCGCGCCCGAGCCAGTCGGCGAACGAGGTGCGATCGAGGAGCTCCCGGACGCTCGGGCCGAGCTTCCAGCGGTACACGGCCTGGTTCGCGCGCAGCCGCCGGACCGCCAGCAGCGGAGCGCGGCGGAGCAGGTCGTACAGGTAGGCGGGATTTGCGTGGAAGAGTTCGTCGCCGCCGTGCCCCGTGAGATGCCGCGTCGAGCCGGCGGCGCTCAGCAGGCGGGCCTCTTCGAGGATCGACGCCCGGTTGCGCACGACGGGAGACGGGGCCTCCAGGTCGGGCTCCGGCTCGAGCAGGCCCGCGAAGTTGGCGGGGAAGTCGGCCGACGCGTGGACGACGTGGCGGGCGTTGGGCAACTCCGCGGCCGCGAGCCCGGCCCAGTACCCGTCGTCGTCGCCCGGATCGTTGGATTCGCGCCGGACGGTGAGCAGGCGCTCGACCTTCTCGGCGGCCAGGAAGCACACACTGGTGGAGTCCATCCCGCCGGACAGGTCGGCGCTGAGAGAGGTTCTGCCGTGGGCGCGGACGGCCACGGCGTCGCGCAGCGCACGCCGCACGCGTTCCGCCCCCTCGGCGAGGGGGAACTCCGGCGCCGGAGGGTGATGGCGGCGCTCCAGGCGGACCCGGCCGCCCGGGGCGACCTCCAGCCGGTGGTCGGCGGGAACGCTCTCGACGCCCCTCCACAGGCACATCTCGCCGAGCGGCCAGATCTGTGCGGGAGCCATGAGCCCGGCCGCCAGCCCCTCCTCCCGGAACCCGGCCCGGTTCAGCGCGGCCAGCGTGTCCGGGCGGTCCGCCGCCACCGTGGTGCCGAGCACCTCGCCGTAGAAGACTTCGCGGAGCCGGGACAGGCTGCCCTGAACGCACAGGGTGCCGTCCAGCATCGCCACCGCGTGGAAACTGCCGGGCAGTTCGCGCGGCAGGTCGTTCAGGCCGCAGGGACCGCGCAGCCGGCCGAGGTACCGCGCCAGGCCGCACTCGGTCGCCGCCGCGGTGCCGAGGACGGCGATCCGCCGCCGTCCCGGGACGGCGGCCCAGGTGACCTCCTCGTCCCGCCACCACCCGGCGATCCAGGGGCGTCCCGACTCGTGGTCGATGATCCGCAGCCCCGGCCGGTCGCGTAGCGACGCCACGACGGCCTCGCCGGCCGCATTGTCTAGCACGACGATGAAACGCATTGTGTCTCCTCCCCCGAAAAGCGCCGGACGCCGGCATGACGAGCGCCCGGCGTCCGGCTTTCGTTTCTCAGCCCTGATCGGGGCAGTTCAGGTACCAGCAGTGGTTGGAGTCGTCCCAGCCCCAGGAAGTGACTCCCAGAGTCACTGCGGAGAATGCGCCGACAGGTGTCAGGACCGGCGTTTCGTAGCTGTTCTCCTGCGTTTTCAAGGCGCCTCCTTTCCGGAAGGGGCCGTGCCGGTGGTCACGCGCACCGGCACGGCCCCGGATCAGCGGTCCGTGGCCGTCAGCCCTGGATGCAGCCGAAGTACCAGCACTGGTTCTTCTCGTCGACGCCCCACGTGCCGTTGCCGAGGGTGACGTCGCGGAGGTCGCCGATCTCGATGAGCGTCGGCGGCTCGTACGCGTTCTGCACTGTTCTTCCCTTCTCTTCGAGTGGTTCCGGGGCGTTTCTCTTCCGCCCCTTCACCTAATGGTGACGTTACGTGTCGGCACCGTTACGCACACGACCCTTGTTCAGGGAACAGGAGATGGCGGCAACGGAGACGCGGCACCCGGTGACGTCGCGGACGAGCGGTACCCGACGATTTCGTCGGGACGGACCAGGCCGTCCTCGATGGCGCGTGCGAGCATGTCGGCCTTCGTGGGCGCGGGCCGGCCGGCCTGGGCGTATTTCACGCGTGCCCGCTTGATGTACATCTCGACGGTGTGCACCGAGACGCCCATCCGGCGGGCGACCGACGCCTTGGACATCGACTGGAACCACAGCAGCAGCGCCGTCCGCTCCCGCCCGGACAGCCGGAGCGCGGTAGCCCGTCCGTCCACGGCCGGTTCGTCAGCCGCCAGGACGCCCGCGGCGGTGGGCGTCACGTAGGGCCGGTCCGCGGCCACGCTGAGCACCGCCGCCAGGAGGTGGTCGCGGCCCTCGTTCTTGGCGACGAACTCGCACGCGCCCGCGTCGAGCGCCGCCAGGACCGTCTCCCGTTCGGTGAGCTGGGAGAAGGTGATCACGCGCTGGGTGCGGCGGGCAAGCTCCGCCACGTCGGCGAGGACGAGGCGCCCGTGCAGGTTCAGGTCCAGGATGAGGACGTCGAGGCCGACGGGCACGCCGTCGACGGTGTCGGCGACGTGGGCGATCTCGATGCGCGGGTCGCCGGCCAGCCAGGCCCGGACGCCCTCGATGACGACCGGGTGATCGTCGATGACTCCTACGGTGAGCCGCCGGGGCTCCAGCGGGTCTCCACCCATAGCCGGTTCTCCTCTCGGTCGTGCATGACTGACGGTGCCGCCGGCCCGCCCGGCTGCGCGGCGACGTCCGCGGCGACCTTCGCGGCGGCGTCGGCGACCACGCCGACCACCACCTCGCCGCGCCCGGCGACGACGGTCACCCGGGCCCAGGTGGCGGCCGCCGCCAGGACGAGCAGGGGCCCTTCGGCCAGTGCGCGGCGGGCGGCGGCGGACAGCGGCGGGACGTCGCCGTAGCCGAGCAGCGTGACGGCCACGCCGCGGCGTTCGGCGACGTCGGCGCAGGCGCGCAGTTCGTGCAGCAGCGGGTGCGGGGTGTCGTCGGTCTCGGCGAAGAGCCGGCGCAGCCGAGCGGCCTCGAGCGCGACCCGGTGCCGGACGGCGTCGTCTCCTGGGTCCATCCGCCCGGTCGCCAGGCCGTGCAGGACCGGCCGGACGCGGGTGCGCAGGTACTCGTAGCGCCGCCGCCGTTCGGCGTGCACGGCCTCCTCGGCGGCGGCCCGGGCGCGGCCCGCGGCCTGCCGCCCGGCCGTCTCGGTGGCGTTCCGGGCGGCACCGTGCAGCCGTCCGCCCAGCCAGGCGAAGGTGAGCTGGACGCCGGCCGTGGTGTAGGCGACGGTGATCAGGCGGGTGACCGCGACGTGGTCGAGCGAGCCGTCGAGGACCATGTGCGCCGCGGTGCCGCCGATGTTGACGAGCATGAAGAGCACCGGTTCGCGGAAGGGGCGCCGGACCAGGAGCATGACGCCGGTCCACCCGACGGTGTTGGACGCCCAGCTCAGGTCGCTGATCGCCGCGCCCGGCGGGTAGGCGGCGGCCGCCAGCTCCCCGGCCGCCAGGGTGACGGCGGCGAGGGCGCGGGCGGCGCGCGCGTCCAGGGCCGAGCGCAGCACCAGGGCCGCCCCGGCCGCCTGCGCGGCGGCGAGCAGCAGCCAGGCCGCGATCACGGCCGCCGCGGGGTCGTACATCGGCCAGCCGCGCGTGATGATCACCGGGTCGTAGCCGGCGTGCCAGACGGCGACGATGCCGATCACGGTGACGTTGAAGGCCCGCGCGTACCGGACGGCGATGAGCCGGGCGCCGTCGCCGTCACTCATCGGGCCACCACAGCCGGACGCGGGTGCCGGCCCCGGGCCGGGACTCGACCCGCGCTGCCCCGCCGGCTGCCCGCATGCGGCCGTGGACCGACTCGCGCAGCCCTCTGCGCTGCGGCGGGACCGCCGCGGGGTCGAACCCGGCCCCCTCGTCGGTGATCGTGACGACGGCGCCGCGCGGTGTCCGTTCGAGACCGAGTCGCGCCGTGCCCGTCCCCGCGTGCCGGGCGACGTTGAGCAGCGCCTCCTCGGCGCTCTGCGCGATCGCCTCCACCACGTCGTGCCGCAGCCGGCACGGCGCGATGTCGGCGGTGACCCGCAGCGCGGGCAGGCCGGGGCGCGGCGCGGTCACGACGGCGCGCAGCGCCAGGTCGAGCCGCGCGCTGCGCGGGGGCCCGACCGGTGGCGGCCCGCTCCAGGCCGTCCGCAGGTCGTCGA
Proteins encoded in this region:
- a CDS encoding lasso RiPP family leader peptide-containing protein; the protein is MKTQENSYETPVLTPVGAFSAVTLGVTSWGWDDSNHCWYLNCPDQG
- a CDS encoding lasso RiPP family leader peptide-containing protein, encoding MQNAYEPPTLIEIGDLRDVTLGNGTWGVDEKNQCWYFGCIQG
- a CDS encoding lasso peptide biosynthesis B2 protein; this translates as MTMPVTLERPGRVPLRRRAAARPAVALAALLERLPPRRMRRALLVIRRGTRPATLAQATAAREAVVAVSVRCAGQGCLRRSLAVVLLCRMGGTWPDWCTGVRTEPFRAHAWVEAEGTAAGEHDDMLLYAKTMTVPARARKGR
- a CDS encoding ABC transporter ATP-binding protein codes for the protein MSDAAIEMAGLGKSFGNVTALDGIDLTVPRGTVLGLLGHNGAGKSTLIGVLATLLRPSRGTARVAGHDVVADPSRVRRSIGVAGQATTLDPAMSGRDNLLVIARLFGAGRRDARARADLLLELFGLTAAAGRPARTYSGGMRRRLDLAVTLARRPEVVFLDEPGTGLDPVSRLDVWEMVRGLTGLGSTVVLTTQHLEEADRLADSITVLSGGSVIATGSPEELKARVGRRTATAWFTTGEDAVTAHRALDRAGGLRPVCDRPQHRVTTVLSRDRDLADLVRTLDAAGVEPARLTLAEPDLDQVYLALTSERGLR
- a CDS encoding asparagine synthase-related protein translates to MRFIVVLDNAAGEAVVASLRDRPGLRIIDHESGRPWIAGWWRDEEVTWAAVPGRRRIAVLGTAAATECGLARYLGRLRGPCGLNDLPRELPGSFHAVAMLDGTLCVQGSLSRLREVFYGEVLGTTVAADRPDTLAALNRAGFREEGLAAGLMAPAQIWPLGEMCLWRGVESVPADHRLEVAPGGRVRLERRHHPPAPEFPLAEGAERVRRALRDAVAVRAHGRTSLSADLSGGMDSTSVCFLAAEKVERLLTVRRESNDPGDDDGYWAGLAAAELPNARHVVHASADFPANFAGLLEPEPDLEAPSPVVRNRASILEEARLLSAAGSTRHLTGHGGDELFHANPAYLYDLLRRAPLLAVRRLRANQAVYRWKLGPSVRELLDRTSFADWLGRDVGRTLEGSVRDVMSTPMNGWGMSYRMPPWATPAAVDSVRRTLRQAAEEGAEPLSPLRGRHLSLQCIREGGVLMRRIDRLAACHGVSLEAPFLDDQVIDAALALDYADLLHADKYKPALVEAMRGIVPAGNLGRRTKAEFSADVYAGLRRHRAELLELCDGMRMADLGLVDAAALREMLLSLPPFSLRLLPLLNTFACEVWLRSLPAGSHATIPDLEGTR
- a CDS encoding MauE/DoxX family redox-associated membrane protein; amino-acid sequence: MTVGQYALLTVQALLAGLFAVASFSKLRGRDDFGRFVTTVRKLTMRSGPSTAVVAAVFAVVEAVTAVLIAVPATARAGFALATGLLALLIGVVFRAVRGRVFAECGCFGRRSGLMSYPLLVRNVFLLAMALAGLVLAPSGVPVGHLWHGVALAAGIVLASLLLRGYDLAVAAVFKRLRPEPAA
- a CDS encoding response regulator transcription factor, producing the protein MGGDPLEPRRLTVGVIDDHPVVIEGVRAWLAGDPRIEIAHVADTVDGVPVGLDVLILDLNLHGRLVLADVAELARRTQRVITFSQLTERETVLAALDAGACEFVAKNEGRDHLLAAVLSVAADRPYVTPTAAGVLAADEPAVDGRATALRLSGRERTALLLWFQSMSKASVARRMGVSVHTVEMYIKRARVKYAQAGRPAPTKADMLARAIEDGLVRPDEIVGYRSSATSPGAASPLPPSPVP
- a CDS encoding lasso peptide biosynthesis PqqD family chaperone — its product is MRLSPDVTVTESGRDLVLLNAKTGRYWTLNQTGGAVLHLLMDGRSPADAAEELTRRHPAFADRIGRDVDAVVRSLLDEKVMLP